From the genome of Pelobacter propionicus DSM 2379, one region includes:
- a CDS encoding pyridoxal phosphate-dependent aminotransferase, with protein sequence MIPERVDRMTSFIVMDVLEKAQEMERAGIDVIHLEVGEPDFGVPECVSEAISRAVRDGHTHYTHSLGMVELREAICEHYGKNYGVAVHPDQVVVTSGTSPAMLSMFSTLLAKGDEVIISDPHYACYPNFIQFLEGKVVKVPVCEDDGFQYRPEAIRDRITERTRAILINSPSNPTGTVLSAERMWAIAQLGPYCISDEIYHGLNYHGSEHTILEFTDHAFVLNGFSKIFAMTGLRLGYLIAPPCFIRPLQKLQQNFFLAPNSVAQIGGIAALKEADADVLRMRNTYDQRRRFMIQRLRDIGFGIPVEPTGAFYVFANAKHLSGDSYALAYDILEKARVGVTPGIDFGQGGEGYLRFTYANSLENIAEGLSRLERYVAERTC encoded by the coding sequence ATGATCCCGGAACGGGTCGATCGGATGACATCCTTCATCGTCATGGATGTACTTGAAAAAGCTCAGGAGATGGAGCGGGCAGGGATCGATGTTATCCATCTGGAAGTGGGGGAGCCGGACTTCGGCGTGCCGGAATGCGTCAGCGAGGCGATCAGCCGGGCGGTTCGTGACGGGCACACCCACTACACCCACAGCCTCGGCATGGTCGAGTTGCGGGAGGCGATCTGCGAGCATTACGGAAAGAACTACGGTGTGGCGGTTCACCCCGATCAGGTGGTGGTGACCTCCGGCACGTCGCCGGCCATGCTGAGCATGTTCTCCACACTGCTCGCCAAGGGGGACGAGGTGATCATCTCCGATCCCCACTATGCCTGTTATCCCAACTTCATCCAGTTTCTGGAGGGGAAGGTGGTCAAGGTGCCGGTGTGCGAGGATGACGGCTTCCAATACCGCCCCGAGGCCATCCGCGACAGGATCACGGAGAGGACCAGGGCGATCCTGATCAACTCCCCCAGCAACCCCACCGGCACGGTGCTGTCGGCGGAGCGCATGTGGGCCATTGCCCAGTTGGGGCCGTACTGCATTTCCGACGAAATCTACCATGGGCTGAACTACCATGGCAGCGAGCATACCATCCTGGAGTTCACCGACCATGCCTTTGTGCTGAACGGTTTCTCCAAGATCTTCGCCATGACCGGCCTGCGCCTGGGGTACCTTATCGCTCCCCCCTGCTTCATTCGCCCCCTGCAGAAGCTTCAGCAGAACTTCTTTCTGGCGCCCAACTCGGTCGCCCAGATCGGCGGCATCGCCGCGCTGAAGGAAGCCGATGCCGATGTGCTCAGGATGAGGAATACCTACGACCAGCGCCGGCGCTTTATGATCCAGCGCCTGAGGGACATCGGCTTCGGCATTCCGGTGGAGCCGACCGGCGCCTTTTACGTGTTCGCAAACGCCAAACATCTCTCCGGCGACTCCTACGCCCTTGCCTACGACATCCTGGAAAAGGCCCGCGTGGGGGTGACCCCCGGCATCGATTTTGGCCAGGGGGGAGAGGGGTACCTGCGCTTCACCTATGCCAATTCCCTGGAAAATATCGCCGAAGGGTTAAGTCGGCTGGAGCGCTACGTGGC
- a CDS encoding SIR2 family NAD-dependent protein deacylase, protein MHPLEPVACAELIRNSKSMVALTGAGISTAAGIPDFRGPKGLYVTRRYDPELVFEIDNFQRAPQYFYEFTSDFATAVRDVAPTFTHRFLAQQEQAGQLEGVITQNIDILHQMAGSRNVLELHGSYRSATCQSCRTRLHELDYPWWIDAMAGSSHPPVVHCPSCDGLLKPDIVFFGEAVNGFGRAEAMVAACDLLLVLGSSLNVTPASLLPYSTSAPTVIVNRGSVMLPPAPNRYFVDEDLDDYFTKVADHVRR, encoded by the coding sequence ATGCATCCATTGGAGCCGGTAGCCTGCGCCGAGCTGATCAGAAACTCGAAATCAATGGTCGCGCTGACCGGGGCGGGCATATCCACCGCGGCCGGCATCCCCGACTTCAGGGGGCCCAAGGGGCTGTACGTCACCCGGCGCTACGACCCCGAACTGGTTTTCGAGATTGACAACTTTCAGCGCGCACCGCAGTATTTCTACGAGTTTACCAGCGATTTTGCCACTGCGGTGAGGGATGTTGCTCCCACCTTTACCCATCGTTTCCTCGCCCAGCAGGAGCAGGCGGGACAGCTGGAGGGGGTCATCACCCAGAACATCGATATCCTGCACCAGATGGCGGGGAGCAGGAACGTCCTGGAACTGCACGGTTCCTACCGTTCGGCCACCTGCCAGTCCTGCCGCACGCGGTTGCACGAGCTGGATTACCCTTGGTGGATCGATGCCATGGCCGGCAGCAGCCACCCACCGGTGGTACATTGCCCATCCTGTGACGGGCTCCTGAAGCCGGACATCGTATTTTTCGGCGAAGCGGTCAACGGCTTTGGTCGGGCCGAAGCCATGGTCGCAGCCTGCGACCTCTTGCTGGTGCTGGGGTCGTCCCTGAACGTCACCCCGGCATCGCTGCTTCCCTACAGCACATCTGCCCCGACGGTTATCGTCAATCGGGGCAGCGTCATGTTGCCGCCAGCTCCCAACCGCTACTTCGTGGACGAGGATCTGGACGACTATTTCACGAAGGTTGCGGACCATGTGCGGCGCTGA